A portion of the Camelus bactrianus isolate YW-2024 breed Bactrian camel chromosome 25, ASM4877302v1, whole genome shotgun sequence genome contains these proteins:
- the RHPN1 gene encoding rhophilin-1 isoform X1 gives MVPEEKPDGPGTGEESARLQAAGSIRKSCDLLADSQDSHLQSRRTRIHQQINKELRMRTGAENLYRATSNAQVRETVALELSYVNSSLQLLKEELEGLDGSMDADQPESEGVTVPMIPLGLKETKQLDWATPLKELISGHFGEDGTSYEAEIRELEELRQQAVRTPSRSEAGLELLMAYYNQLCFLEARFVTPARSLGLLFHWYDSLTGVPAQQQALAFEKGSVLFNIGALHTQLGARQDRSCPRGTSRAVKAFQRAAGAFGLLRENFSHAPSPDMSPTSLSMLEQLMTAQAQECVFEGLSLQAPTDPYDCLAQLHLAQEAAQQVAAEYRLVHQTMAQPPVQDYVPFPWTTLVHVKAEYFRALAHYHAALALCDGPLVAEAELPAVEQVFLGLSASSAPRGPALPQEREESRKLGKAHLKQAILGQEEALRLHAVCRALRRVDLLQAVLAQALRRSLAKYSELDLEDDFFETTEAPDIQPKTHQRPKARAPSFSRVKVADIFHRLGPLSVFSAKNRWRLVGPIHVARGEGGFGFTLRGDSPVLIAAVVPGGQAAAAGLKEGDYIVSVNGQPCRWWKHAEVVAQLKGMGDEGVSLQVVTLLPSVEPPGLGARRPGLGALLRSQKECGRETPGPARASPRPLLGWSCKAKRGKTGRRLSPAPQP, from the exons AGCCACCAGCAATGCACAGGTCAGGGAGACGGTGGCCCTGGAGCTGAGCTACGTCAACTCCAGCCTGCAGCTGCtaaaggaggagctggagggacTGGATGGCAGCATGGATGCTGACCAACCCGAGag TGAAGGCGTCACCGTCCCCATGATCCCCCTGGGGCTGAAGGAGACCAAGCAGCTGGACTGGGCCACACCCCTGAAG GAGCTGATCTCGGGGCACTTCGGAGAGGATGGGACTTCCTACGAGGCTGAAATCAGGGAGCTGGAGGAGCTGCGGCAG CAGGCCGTGCGGACCCCCAGCCGGAGCGAGGCAGGCCTGGAGCTGCTCATGGCCTACTACAACcagctctgcttcctggaggCGCGCTTCGTCACCCCTGCCAGGAGCCTGGGGCTGCTTTTCCACTG gtATGACTCGCTGACGGGTGTTCCAGCCCAGCAGCAGGCCCTGGCCTTCGAGAAGGGCAGCGTGCTCTTCAACATCGGCGCTCTCCACACCCAGCTTGGGGCTCGCCAGGACCGCTCCTGCCCCAGGGGCACCAGCCGTGCTGTCAAGGCCTTTCAGAGGGCCGCTG GGGCCTTCGGCCTCCTGAGGGAGAACTTCTCCCACGCGCCCAGCCCCGACATGAGCCCCACTTCGCTCTCCATGCTGGAGCAGCTCATGACTGCCCAGGCCCAGGAGTGTGTCTTCGAGGGCCTCTCCTTGCAGGCCCCCACGGACCCCTATGACTGCCTGGCCCAGCTGCACCTGGCCCAGGAAGCCGCCCAG CAGGTGGCGGCCGAGTACCGGCTGGTGCACCAGACCATGGCCCAGCCGCCCGTCCAAGACTACGTGCCCTTCCCCTGGACCACCCTGGTGCACGTGAAGGCTGAGTACTTCCGCGCCCTGGCGCACTACCACGCAGCCCTGGCCCTGTGTGACGGCCCCT TGGTAGCCGAGGCGGAGCTCCCAGCCGTTGAGCAGGTCTTTCTCGGGCTCTCAGCCTCCTCAGCACCCAGGGGCCCGGCGCTGCCCCAGGAGCGGGAGGAGAGCAGGAAGCTGG GCAAGGCCCACCTGAAGCAGGCcatcctgggtcaggaggaggcaCTGCGGCTGCATGCTGTGTGCCGGGCCCTGCGCAGGGTGGACCTGCTGCAGGCCGTGCTGGCCCAGGCGCTGCGGCGCTCACTGGCCAAGTACTCGGAGCTCGACCTCGAGGATGACTTTTTCGAGACCACTGAGGCCCCTGACATCCAGC CTAAGACACATCAGAGGCCGAAGGCCAGGGCACCCAGCTTCTCTCGGGTGAAGGTGGCTGACATCTTCCACCGGCTG GGGCCCCTGTCCGTGTTCTCAGCCAAGAACCGCTGGCGGCTGGTGGGGCCCATCCACGTGGCCCGCGGAGAAGGGGGCTTTGGCTTCACGTTGCGGGGAGACTCGCCCGTCCTCATTGCTGCGGTCGTGCCGGGGGGCCAGGCTGCG GCCGCCGGCCTGAAGGAGGGGGACTACATCGTGTCTGTGAATGGGCAGCCGTGCCGGTGGTGGAAGCACGCGGAGGTGGTGGCCCAGCTGAAGGGCATGGGTGATGAGGGCGTTAGCCTGCAGGTGGTGACACTGCTGCCCAGTGTGGAGCCGCCCGGCCTG GGGGCCCGCCGGCCAGGCCTAGGGGCGCTTCTCAGGAGCCAGAAGGAGTGTGGCCGGGAGACACCGGGGCCTGCCCgagccagccccaggcccctcctTGGCTGGAGCTGCAAGGCCAAGAGGGGCAAGACTGGAAGGAGgctgtccccagccccacagccctgA
- the RHPN1 gene encoding rhophilin-1 isoform X2: protein MVPEEKPDGPGTGEESARLQAAGSIRKSCDLLADSQDSHLQSRRTRIHQQINKELRMRTGAENLYRATSNAQVRETVALELSYVNSSLQLLKEELEGLDGSMDADQPESEGVTVPMIPLGLKETKQLDWATPLKELISGHFGEDGTSYEAEIRELEELRQAVRTPSRSEAGLELLMAYYNQLCFLEARFVTPARSLGLLFHWYDSLTGVPAQQQALAFEKGSVLFNIGALHTQLGARQDRSCPRGTSRAVKAFQRAAGAFGLLRENFSHAPSPDMSPTSLSMLEQLMTAQAQECVFEGLSLQAPTDPYDCLAQLHLAQEAAQVAAEYRLVHQTMAQPPVQDYVPFPWTTLVHVKAEYFRALAHYHAALALCDGPLVAEAELPAVEQVFLGLSASSAPRGPALPQEREESRKLGKAHLKQAILGQEEALRLHAVCRALRRVDLLQAVLAQALRRSLAKYSELDLEDDFFETTEAPDIQPKTHQRPKARAPSFSRVKVADIFHRLGPLSVFSAKNRWRLVGPIHVARGEGGFGFTLRGDSPVLIAAVVPGGQAAAAGLKEGDYIVSVNGQPCRWWKHAEVVAQLKGMGDEGVSLQVVTLLPSVEPPGLGARRPGLGALLRSQKECGRETPGPARASPRPLLGWSCKAKRGKTGRRLSPAPQP, encoded by the exons AGCCACCAGCAATGCACAGGTCAGGGAGACGGTGGCCCTGGAGCTGAGCTACGTCAACTCCAGCCTGCAGCTGCtaaaggaggagctggagggacTGGATGGCAGCATGGATGCTGACCAACCCGAGag TGAAGGCGTCACCGTCCCCATGATCCCCCTGGGGCTGAAGGAGACCAAGCAGCTGGACTGGGCCACACCCCTGAAG GAGCTGATCTCGGGGCACTTCGGAGAGGATGGGACTTCCTACGAGGCTGAAATCAGGGAGCTGGAGGAGCTGCGGCAG GCCGTGCGGACCCCCAGCCGGAGCGAGGCAGGCCTGGAGCTGCTCATGGCCTACTACAACcagctctgcttcctggaggCGCGCTTCGTCACCCCTGCCAGGAGCCTGGGGCTGCTTTTCCACTG gtATGACTCGCTGACGGGTGTTCCAGCCCAGCAGCAGGCCCTGGCCTTCGAGAAGGGCAGCGTGCTCTTCAACATCGGCGCTCTCCACACCCAGCTTGGGGCTCGCCAGGACCGCTCCTGCCCCAGGGGCACCAGCCGTGCTGTCAAGGCCTTTCAGAGGGCCGCTG GGGCCTTCGGCCTCCTGAGGGAGAACTTCTCCCACGCGCCCAGCCCCGACATGAGCCCCACTTCGCTCTCCATGCTGGAGCAGCTCATGACTGCCCAGGCCCAGGAGTGTGTCTTCGAGGGCCTCTCCTTGCAGGCCCCCACGGACCCCTATGACTGCCTGGCCCAGCTGCACCTGGCCCAGGAAGCCGCCCAG GTGGCGGCCGAGTACCGGCTGGTGCACCAGACCATGGCCCAGCCGCCCGTCCAAGACTACGTGCCCTTCCCCTGGACCACCCTGGTGCACGTGAAGGCTGAGTACTTCCGCGCCCTGGCGCACTACCACGCAGCCCTGGCCCTGTGTGACGGCCCCT TGGTAGCCGAGGCGGAGCTCCCAGCCGTTGAGCAGGTCTTTCTCGGGCTCTCAGCCTCCTCAGCACCCAGGGGCCCGGCGCTGCCCCAGGAGCGGGAGGAGAGCAGGAAGCTGG GCAAGGCCCACCTGAAGCAGGCcatcctgggtcaggaggaggcaCTGCGGCTGCATGCTGTGTGCCGGGCCCTGCGCAGGGTGGACCTGCTGCAGGCCGTGCTGGCCCAGGCGCTGCGGCGCTCACTGGCCAAGTACTCGGAGCTCGACCTCGAGGATGACTTTTTCGAGACCACTGAGGCCCCTGACATCCAGC CTAAGACACATCAGAGGCCGAAGGCCAGGGCACCCAGCTTCTCTCGGGTGAAGGTGGCTGACATCTTCCACCGGCTG GGGCCCCTGTCCGTGTTCTCAGCCAAGAACCGCTGGCGGCTGGTGGGGCCCATCCACGTGGCCCGCGGAGAAGGGGGCTTTGGCTTCACGTTGCGGGGAGACTCGCCCGTCCTCATTGCTGCGGTCGTGCCGGGGGGCCAGGCTGCG GCCGCCGGCCTGAAGGAGGGGGACTACATCGTGTCTGTGAATGGGCAGCCGTGCCGGTGGTGGAAGCACGCGGAGGTGGTGGCCCAGCTGAAGGGCATGGGTGATGAGGGCGTTAGCCTGCAGGTGGTGACACTGCTGCCCAGTGTGGAGCCGCCCGGCCTG GGGGCCCGCCGGCCAGGCCTAGGGGCGCTTCTCAGGAGCCAGAAGGAGTGTGGCCGGGAGACACCGGGGCCTGCCCgagccagccccaggcccctcctTGGCTGGAGCTGCAAGGCCAAGAGGGGCAAGACTGGAAGGAGgctgtccccagccccacagccctgA
- the RHPN1 gene encoding rhophilin-1 isoform X3, translated as MVPEEKPDGPGTGEESARLQAAGSIRKSCDLLADSQDSHLQSRRTRIHQQINKELRMRTGAENLYSNAQVRETVALELSYVNSSLQLLKEELEGLDGSMDADQPESEGVTVPMIPLGLKETKQLDWATPLKELISGHFGEDGTSYEAEIRELEELRQQAVRTPSRSEAGLELLMAYYNQLCFLEARFVTPARSLGLLFHWYDSLTGVPAQQQALAFEKGSVLFNIGALHTQLGARQDRSCPRGTSRAVKAFQRAAGAFGLLRENFSHAPSPDMSPTSLSMLEQLMTAQAQECVFEGLSLQAPTDPYDCLAQLHLAQEAAQQVAAEYRLVHQTMAQPPVQDYVPFPWTTLVHVKAEYFRALAHYHAALALCDGPLVAEAELPAVEQVFLGLSASSAPRGPALPQEREESRKLGKAHLKQAILGQEEALRLHAVCRALRRVDLLQAVLAQALRRSLAKYSELDLEDDFFETTEAPDIQPKTHQRPKARAPSFSRVKVADIFHRLGPLSVFSAKNRWRLVGPIHVARGEGGFGFTLRGDSPVLIAAVVPGGQAAAAGLKEGDYIVSVNGQPCRWWKHAEVVAQLKGMGDEGVSLQVVTLLPSVEPPGLGARRPGLGALLRSQKECGRETPGPARASPRPLLGWSCKAKRGKTGRRLSPAPQP; from the exons CAATGCACAGGTCAGGGAGACGGTGGCCCTGGAGCTGAGCTACGTCAACTCCAGCCTGCAGCTGCtaaaggaggagctggagggacTGGATGGCAGCATGGATGCTGACCAACCCGAGag TGAAGGCGTCACCGTCCCCATGATCCCCCTGGGGCTGAAGGAGACCAAGCAGCTGGACTGGGCCACACCCCTGAAG GAGCTGATCTCGGGGCACTTCGGAGAGGATGGGACTTCCTACGAGGCTGAAATCAGGGAGCTGGAGGAGCTGCGGCAG CAGGCCGTGCGGACCCCCAGCCGGAGCGAGGCAGGCCTGGAGCTGCTCATGGCCTACTACAACcagctctgcttcctggaggCGCGCTTCGTCACCCCTGCCAGGAGCCTGGGGCTGCTTTTCCACTG gtATGACTCGCTGACGGGTGTTCCAGCCCAGCAGCAGGCCCTGGCCTTCGAGAAGGGCAGCGTGCTCTTCAACATCGGCGCTCTCCACACCCAGCTTGGGGCTCGCCAGGACCGCTCCTGCCCCAGGGGCACCAGCCGTGCTGTCAAGGCCTTTCAGAGGGCCGCTG GGGCCTTCGGCCTCCTGAGGGAGAACTTCTCCCACGCGCCCAGCCCCGACATGAGCCCCACTTCGCTCTCCATGCTGGAGCAGCTCATGACTGCCCAGGCCCAGGAGTGTGTCTTCGAGGGCCTCTCCTTGCAGGCCCCCACGGACCCCTATGACTGCCTGGCCCAGCTGCACCTGGCCCAGGAAGCCGCCCAG CAGGTGGCGGCCGAGTACCGGCTGGTGCACCAGACCATGGCCCAGCCGCCCGTCCAAGACTACGTGCCCTTCCCCTGGACCACCCTGGTGCACGTGAAGGCTGAGTACTTCCGCGCCCTGGCGCACTACCACGCAGCCCTGGCCCTGTGTGACGGCCCCT TGGTAGCCGAGGCGGAGCTCCCAGCCGTTGAGCAGGTCTTTCTCGGGCTCTCAGCCTCCTCAGCACCCAGGGGCCCGGCGCTGCCCCAGGAGCGGGAGGAGAGCAGGAAGCTGG GCAAGGCCCACCTGAAGCAGGCcatcctgggtcaggaggaggcaCTGCGGCTGCATGCTGTGTGCCGGGCCCTGCGCAGGGTGGACCTGCTGCAGGCCGTGCTGGCCCAGGCGCTGCGGCGCTCACTGGCCAAGTACTCGGAGCTCGACCTCGAGGATGACTTTTTCGAGACCACTGAGGCCCCTGACATCCAGC CTAAGACACATCAGAGGCCGAAGGCCAGGGCACCCAGCTTCTCTCGGGTGAAGGTGGCTGACATCTTCCACCGGCTG GGGCCCCTGTCCGTGTTCTCAGCCAAGAACCGCTGGCGGCTGGTGGGGCCCATCCACGTGGCCCGCGGAGAAGGGGGCTTTGGCTTCACGTTGCGGGGAGACTCGCCCGTCCTCATTGCTGCGGTCGTGCCGGGGGGCCAGGCTGCG GCCGCCGGCCTGAAGGAGGGGGACTACATCGTGTCTGTGAATGGGCAGCCGTGCCGGTGGTGGAAGCACGCGGAGGTGGTGGCCCAGCTGAAGGGCATGGGTGATGAGGGCGTTAGCCTGCAGGTGGTGACACTGCTGCCCAGTGTGGAGCCGCCCGGCCTG GGGGCCCGCCGGCCAGGCCTAGGGGCGCTTCTCAGGAGCCAGAAGGAGTGTGGCCGGGAGACACCGGGGCCTGCCCgagccagccccaggcccctcctTGGCTGGAGCTGCAAGGCCAAGAGGGGCAAGACTGGAAGGAGgctgtccccagccccacagccctgA
- the MAFA gene encoding transcription factor MafA, with translation MASELAMGAELPSSPLAIEYVNDFDLMKFEVKKEPPEAERFCHRLPPGSLSSTPLSTPCSSVPSSPSFCAPSPGTGGGGGAGGGSGAAQAGAAPGPGSGGPGAVGGASGKPALEDLYWMSGYQHHLNPEALNLTPEDAVEALIGSGHHAGHHVAHHSVAAAAYEAFRGQGFAGGGGADDMGAGHHHGTHHATHHHHSAHHHHHHHHAGASHHAGVGHHGSGSASHHVRLEERFSDDQLVSMSVRELNRQLRGFSKEEVIRLKQKRRTLKNRGYAQSCRFKRVQQRHILESEKCQLQSQVEQLKLEVGRLAKERDLYKEKYEKLAGRGGPGGAGGAGFPRESSPPQAGPGGAKGAPDFFL, from the coding sequence ATGGCCTCGGAGCTGGCGATGGGCGCCGAGCTGCCCAGCAGCCCTCTGGCCATCGAGTACGTCAACGACTTCGACCTGATGAAGTTCGAGGTGAAGAAGGAGCCGCCCGAGGCCGAACGCTTCTGCCACCGCCTGCCGCCCGGCTCGCTGTCCTCGACGCCACTCAGCACGCCCTGCTCCTCTGTGCCCTCTTCGCCCAGCTTCTGCGCGCCCAGCCCAGGcaccggcggcggcggcggcgcagggGGCGGCAGCGGCGCGGCGCAGGCCGGGGCAGCCCCGGGGCCGGGGAGCGGGGGCCCTGGCGCCGTCGGGGGCGCCTCGGGAAAGCCGGCGCTGGAGGATCTGTACTGGATGAGCGGCTACCAACACCACCTAAACCCAGAGGCTCTCAACCTGACTCCCGAGGACGCGGTGGAGGCGCTCATCGGCAGCGGCCACCACGCGGGGCACCACGTCGCGCACCACTCAGTGGCCGCTGCGGCCTACGAGGCCTTCCGGGGCCAGGGCttcgcgggcggcggcggcgcggacGACATGGGCGCCGGCCACCACCACGGCACGCACCAcgccacccaccaccaccactctgctcaccatcaccaccaccaccaccacgccgGCGCGAGCCACCACGCCGGCGTGGGCCACCACGGCAGCGGCAGCGCGAGCCACCACGTGCGCCTGGAGGAGCGCTTCTCCGACGACCAGCTGGTGTCCATGTCGGTGCGCGAGCTGAACCGGCAGCTCCGCGGCTTCAGTAAGGAGGAGGTCATCCGACTGAAGCAGAAGCGGCGCACGCTCAAGAACCGCGGCTACGCGCAGTCGTGCCGCTTCAAGCGGGTGCAGCAGCGGCACATTCTGGAGAGCGAGAAGTGCCAGCTCCAGAGCCAGGTGGAGCAGCTGAAGCTGGAGGTGGGGCGCCTGGCCAAGGAGCGGGACCTGTACAAGGAGAAATACGAGAAGCTGGCTGGCCGGGGTGGCCCCGGGGGCGCGGGCGGGGCCGGCTTCCCGCGGGAGTCCTCGCCGCCGCAGGCCGGCCCCGGCGGGGCTAAGGGCGCGCCCGACTTCTTCCTGTGA